Genomic window (Toxotes jaculatrix isolate fToxJac2 chromosome 10, fToxJac2.pri, whole genome shotgun sequence):
ACATTGTTTATTCATATAGTTTGTATACATCAGAGAGAACACAGGATATGTTTAACCTGAATCCAGAAAATGGTGAGATCAGAGTGAAAGAGATGATTAATTATGAAGATGTTAAACTTTTTGAAATGGAGGTTATTGCCAGTGATAAGGGGCCTAACTCCTTATCTGGACAGTGTAAACTGACAATACAGGTGACAGATATGAATGATAATCACCCAGAATTATCTATTAAATCATTCCACAGTCCAATTAAAGAAAATGAACCAATAGACACAGTGATAGCTGTAGTTAGTGTGAGTGATAAGGACTCAGGTGATAATGGAGTGGTTGATCTTCATATTCCAGATAATATGCCTTTCAAACTGAGAGAATCCTCTGATAACTATTATGAATTAGTGGTGTCAGAGCTGTTAGACCGTGAGAAGGTTCCAGAATATGACGTGACGttcactgtgacagacagaggttCTCCTCCTTTATCTGACAATGAAACTATGACTTTAGAGCTGCTGGATGTTAATGACAATGTTCCACAGTTCCCTCAGTCATTTTATACTATACGTGTGATGGAGAATAACGCACCTGGGGCCTTGCTGAGTTCACTCACTGCCTTTGACCCTGACCTCCATGAAAACCAGTATCTAGTTTATTTCATCCTAGAGAAGGAGATAGCCAACACCTCCATGTCCATGCTGTTCTCCATCAATCCAGAGAACGGTAATCTTTACGCTCTAAAAACTTTTGACTATGAGATCGAGAAGGAGTTTCTCTTCCACATCGAGGCCAGAGACTCtggctctcctccactcagcaGTAACGTGACCGTCCACATCATTATTGTGGACCAGAACGACAACGCTCCGGTTATTGTCTCTCCGTGGCGTGCACATGgctcagtggtggaggaaaagaTCCCCAGATCTACCGATAAAGGCTCTCTGGTTGCCAAGGTGATAGCATTAGACACAGACTCGGTGCACAACTCTCGGATTACCTACCAGTTTCTACAGGTGACTGACGCCACCTTGTTCAGTCTGGACCAGTACAACGGAGAGATCCGGACTATGAGGATGTTCAGTTACAGAGATCCGCGCCACCAGAGACTGGTTGTTGTTGCCAAGGACAACGGGGAGCCTGCTCTTTCTGCTACAGTCACCATCAAGCTGTCCACAGTGGAGACTGCTGTTAAGGCCTACTCTGACATGACGGAGGTGCCTCTAGAGTATGACATCTTCTCAGACCTAAACCTGTATTTGGTGGTCGGTCTGGGCTCGGTGTCATTTCTTCTGCTCATCACCATACTGGTCACCATCGTGCTCAAGTGCCAGAAACCCAAAGCCAGCAAAGCGGCTCCTCCCTGCAGGAACAGTGTGATCAGTGAGAGGAACTCCACCATCGCAGATTCCACTCTGGTGTCCAACGATGCCTACTGGTACAGTCTGTTTCTAGCAGAGACCAGGAAAGGAAAGCTGGTGGTCAGACAGCCTGTGCCAAAGGGCTCCAGATACATCGTGTCCAGTATACCAAGAGGCACAGGACTGACAGAGACTAGTGACTCAGCAGCTTCCACTCTGCAGGTATGGgcaaaaatgtattaaacatCAGTTTATactctgctctttatttttatataaagtTACTATGCATTAAGCGATGACAACTGCCTCAAATCAACTACGCATCAGTTTTGCACTAGATAAGTCTTCTAATACCTACTTGCGTCGACCTGAACTTACATTTGGATTTTATCGTATGAAATTTTACAAGGATTTTAACAATAAATCTGTCTTTTCCCTATTCTAAAAAGATTTTCCCTTCTTATGTCAGCATGAAGTTTCCTGCATACATTAGGCACTGGAAGGAAAAATGAGGCACAATGTGGGGTACACTGATGTTGCAGAAGTCATATTCAATAGAAATTATTGATCATACACACACGGGGACTTTTGATTTCATCTTTCAATTAAAATTACTCATCAGGAAGCCAGAATTCTACATTTCACCACAGATGTTGACGTTACCTTCTAAACTTGCAGCGCCGAGCTCACTCGATCCAGcttgctttctcttttcctcttaaTGTTGTGAAAGCCTGTTAGACATTTTAGGTAAATCCTTAACACTGTCTGAAACCCACTTTTAAATTTGTGAAACCATGACTTAGAACTGGTCAAATCTGGACTAGATTATCTAGATTAGAGAGGCTAAATACTCTTTAAAGCACAGTTTCAGATTTGTGAAACCTTTATGCTGTTTGTGAAGATGTGGAAAAGGGAgatttcacagctttttttcttttttataaaagTTAACGAAAGTCACAGCCTCTCAATTTCATTTTTGATAGCCATGGAGAGCTCTTTCTCACTTCAGAACAAAAGTAGAAAAGTTATTTTAACCTTTTGAAACACAATCAAAACATCATAGAATTTTCAGCTGGTCAATTTACTTTTCAAATTCTTCtttcaaacaaaacatactGTTGTTCTTTCACCCTCCTCTCCATGGTCAACCTCTCACTGCTTCTGCTGATGTAATTTTCCTCACTTTTGCCAAAGCTTTTGCTGGGGCTTGTGCTTTGACCATAATTCAgtgcttgtttttcatttgatttaaatATGAGGGCATTTTATTATGAAAATCTTCACAATCGTTAACATTTGACTGAGAAATCAATTAACTCATTTTGTTTATCTGTTCACTAACATCTGCCATCATTACTCAccattctcctcttctcctgcccACCAGTTGCCCTCACTGTGCCCTTACACCTGCCTGCAGGCATGATCCTCATTAGCCCATTAACCAAAGAGTTCATATTGTAGACCCGCACAGTAGTCTAGTCATTTGCCACACTATGTACCATGTCTCCAAGTTGTACTGTTGCAGCCCTTTTGTTTTGCCTGAATCTGCCTACCTGCAattatgatatatatatatactttttttttttttttttgctttttgcctTCCTGGCTTAACCCTCTAACATTTTTAACCATTTGCTGTCCTGTGTTATGCTGACAAAGTAAACCCTGTTTCTACCGCTTCTGCTTTTTAAGTGTGAGTCAGCTTTTGGAACAAAATTCTTGGTTTCCTGTCCTCTTACTGTCACTACTGCTAGACAATGCTGCTGCAACTTTTGGCTGAAGTTCTAATGTAACTACTGCTATTACTACTGTTTCATGTACTTAT
Coding sequences:
- the LOC121188627 gene encoding protocadherin alpha-C2-like isoform X1 — its product is MAHHTRQYSRRRYVSVFLLLSAIINTVSTVTHYSVPEEMEEGSVVANLAADLGLDVKTLNKRKMRVDAVGNKKYLDINKDTGELFILERIDREYLCPLKTATSCFLKLDATIENPIRMFNIEVEIMDINDNAPHFRRGTMHLDISESSPIGERFSLNNAADPDVGSNSVKNYHLSSSEHFSIEIQTGRDGTKFADLILKKALDREQQAVHNLILTAVDGGVPTRTGTASIIVRVLDVNDNAPSFDKDKYVVEVMENSPIGSLVIKLNATDLDEGSNSDIVYSYSLYTSERTQDMFNLNPENGEIRVKEMINYEDVKLFEMEVIASDKGPNSLSGQCKLTIQVTDMNDNHPELSIKSFHSPIKENEPIDTVIAVVSVSDKDSGDNGVVDLHIPDNMPFKLRESSDNYYELVVSELLDREKVPEYDVTFTVTDRGSPPLSDNETMTLELLDVNDNVPQFPQSFYTIRVMENNAPGALLSSLTAFDPDLHENQYLVYFILEKEIANTSMSMLFSINPENGNLYALKTFDYEIEKEFLFHIEARDSGSPPLSSNVTVHIIIVDQNDNAPVIVSPWRAHGSVVEEKIPRSTDKGSLVAKVIALDTDSVHNSRITYQFLQVTDATLFSLDQYNGEIRTMRMFSYRDPRHQRLVVVAKDNGEPALSATVTIKLSTVETAVKAYSDMTEVPLEYDIFSDLNLYLVVGLGSVSFLLLITILVTIVLKCQKPKASKAAPPCRNSVISERNSTIADSTLVSNDAYWYSLFLAETRKGKLVVRQPVPKGSRYIVSSIPRGTGLTETSDSAASTLQASTTSSSSST
- the LOC121188627 gene encoding protocadherin alpha-C2-like isoform X2, producing MAHHTRQYSRRRYVSVFLLLSAIINTVSTVTHYSVPEEMEEGSVVANLAADLGLDVKTLNKRKMRVDAVGNKKYLDINKDTGELFILERIDREYLCPLKTATSCFLKLDATIENPIRMFNIEVEIMDINDNAPHFRRGTMHLDISESSPIGERFSLNNAADPDVGSNSVKNYHLSSSEHFSIEIQTGRDGTKFADLILKKALDREQQAVHNLILTAVDGGVPTRTGTASIIVRVLDVNDNAPSFDKDKYVVEVMENSPIGSLVIKLNATDLDEGSNSDIVYSYSLYTSERTQDMFNLNPENGEIRVKEMINYEDVKLFEMEVIASDKGPNSLSGQCKLTIQVTDMNDNHPELSIKSFHSPIKENEPIDTVIAVVSVSDKDSGDNGVVDLHIPDNMPFKLRESSDNYYELVVSELLDREKVPEYDVTFTVTDRGSPPLSDNETMTLELLDVNDNVPQFPQSFYTIRVMENNAPGALLSSLTAFDPDLHENQYLVYFILEKEIANTSMSMLFSINPENGNLYALKTFDYEIEKEFLFHIEARDSGSPPLSSNVTVHIIIVDQNDNAPVIVSPWRAHGSVVEEKIPRSTDKGSLVAKVIALDTDSVHNSRITYQFLQVTDATLFSLDQYNGEIRTMRMFSYRDPRHQRLVVVAKDNGEPALSATVTIKLSTVETAVKAYSDMTEVPLEYDIFSDLNLYLVVGLGSVSFLLLITILVTIVLKCQKPKASKAAPPCRNSVISERNSTIADSTLVSNDAYWYSLFLAETRKGKLVVRQPVPKGSRYIVSSIPRGTGLTETSDSAASTLQYPK